In Leptospira saintgironsiae, one genomic interval encodes:
- a CDS encoding MarR family winged helix-turn-helix transcriptional regulator, producing the protein MNYESLKLEKQICFPLYASSRAVTALYRPLLEEFDITYPQYLVLLVLWETDKIPLKEIGDKLFLDSGTLTPLLKKMESAGLLTRDRSDQDERSLVVSLTTKGKKLQKKAICIPERLLEESGLTAEKVQGLKRDLDDLLIILEQKLRNSA; encoded by the coding sequence GTGAATTACGAATCCTTAAAGTTAGAGAAACAGATTTGTTTCCCACTTTACGCTTCTTCTAGAGCGGTGACTGCATTATACAGGCCGCTTTTGGAGGAGTTTGACATTACGTACCCTCAATATCTTGTTCTTCTTGTCCTTTGGGAAACCGATAAAATTCCTTTAAAAGAAATTGGAGATAAATTATTTCTGGATTCAGGGACATTAACTCCTCTTCTCAAAAAAATGGAATCCGCTGGTCTGTTGACTAGAGATAGATCAGATCAGGACGAACGTTCTCTTGTGGTAAGCCTGACCACAAAAGGAAAAAAATTGCAAAAAAAAGCGATATGTATTCCGGAACGATTGTTGGAAGAATCAGGTCTCACCGCTGAAAAGGTGCAAGGCCTGAAACGAGATCTGGACGACCTTCTTATTATCCTAGAACAAAAATTAAGAAATTCGGCGTGA
- a CDS encoding glutathione peroxidase: protein MAQNLYELTATLNNGSEKKLQDYKGKVLLIVNTASQCGFTPQYKGLQEMYDKYKGKGLEILGFPCDQFGHQEPGSDAEIESFCQVNFGVNFPLFKKIEVNGDGAHPVYQYLKKQAPGLLGKSIKWNFTKFLIDKQGNVIKRFAPMTPPEKLDKQIEELLSK from the coding sequence GTGGCCCAGAATTTATACGAACTAACCGCTACTTTAAACAACGGATCTGAAAAGAAATTACAAGATTATAAAGGAAAGGTCCTTTTAATCGTCAATACCGCAAGCCAATGTGGATTTACTCCTCAATATAAAGGACTTCAAGAAATGTACGACAAGTACAAAGGAAAAGGTTTGGAGATATTAGGATTCCCTTGCGACCAATTCGGTCACCAAGAGCCGGGAAGTGACGCAGAGATTGAAAGTTTCTGCCAAGTAAATTTCGGAGTGAATTTCCCTCTTTTCAAAAAGATAGAAGTGAATGGGGACGGAGCTCATCCGGTTTATCAATACCTTAAAAAACAGGCTCCAGGGCTTTTGGGAAAATCTATTAAATGGAACTTTACCAAGTTCTTGATTGATAAACAAGGAAATGTGATCAAAAGATTCGCTCCTATGACTCCTCCTGAAAAGCTAGACAAACAAATCGAGGAACTTCTTTCCAAGTGA
- a CDS encoding porin: MSRFIFLLCVYSFSGPLFSQDLKTQETSGKPKEKTVLSKEEEDGHKNEELNPKKKEDLVIPIQFGFFVDGYYNASLNRPASKELLYTTQATRTNEYNINLAYLDAKVETDKYRGRFAVQFGTSVVANYSGEGTTGKTSNESSIRNMQEAYGGVRLGKSTWLDAGIYFGHLGYESWISHENFVYTRAFSLDYVPYYVSGARLSGKISDKVSYQLHLNNGYQVVTDNNKDISGGFRLEWNPLGNLMFRWNTFIGNEQPTTTPKETRYYNNFIAEWKPFQRLTLASSFDVAYQERASREDLVYTPEGPIYLRRDGTAFRQTYVGNLWLAYRFLPDWRIGMRLERYLDRDQMIIVTNTKDGFQTSGATATLDYHPDPAILVRFTYQYRRSMDSIYPHENNTSKLDRMFIFSLSLKI; encoded by the coding sequence TTGTCCAGATTTATTTTTTTACTTTGTGTTTATTCATTTTCAGGACCACTTTTCTCTCAAGATTTAAAGACTCAAGAGACCTCAGGCAAACCCAAAGAAAAGACAGTCTTAAGTAAAGAAGAGGAAGACGGTCATAAAAATGAAGAACTGAATCCTAAGAAAAAAGAGGATCTGGTGATCCCGATCCAGTTCGGTTTCTTCGTCGACGGCTATTATAATGCCAGTTTGAACCGACCCGCATCCAAAGAACTATTATATACAACACAAGCAACTCGAACCAACGAGTACAATATCAACTTAGCTTATCTAGACGCCAAAGTAGAAACAGATAAATATAGAGGAAGGTTCGCAGTTCAATTCGGTACATCTGTTGTCGCAAATTATTCGGGAGAAGGGACCACAGGCAAAACTTCTAACGAATCATCTATTCGAAACATGCAAGAAGCATATGGAGGTGTTCGTTTAGGAAAATCTACTTGGTTGGATGCTGGGATTTATTTTGGGCATTTAGGATATGAGTCTTGGATCTCTCATGAGAATTTTGTTTATACTCGTGCATTCTCTCTAGACTACGTACCTTATTATGTTTCGGGAGCAAGATTAAGTGGAAAGATCAGTGATAAAGTTTCTTACCAACTTCATTTGAATAATGGATACCAAGTAGTAACGGACAATAATAAGGACATCTCAGGAGGTTTTAGATTAGAATGGAATCCTCTAGGCAACTTGATGTTTCGTTGGAATACTTTTATAGGGAATGAACAGCCGACTACTACTCCGAAAGAAACCAGGTATTATAATAATTTTATCGCGGAATGGAAACCATTCCAACGACTTACATTAGCTTCTTCTTTTGATGTTGCTTACCAAGAAAGAGCTAGCAGAGAAGATCTGGTTTATACTCCTGAAGGTCCAATCTATCTTCGTCGGGATGGTACTGCTTTTAGACAAACCTACGTGGGAAATCTATGGCTAGCGTATCGATTCTTGCCTGATTGGAGAATTGGTATGAGATTAGAAAGATATCTGGATCGGGACCAGATGATCATCGTTACAAATACAAAGGATGGCTTTCAAACTAGTGGCGCAACTGCGACATTAGATTATCATCCGGATCCCGCGATTTTAGTAAGATTTACTTACCAATACAGAAGATCTATGGATTCGATTTATCCCCACGAAAACAATACATCCAAGTTAGATCGTATGTTTATTTTCTCACTTTCGCTTAAGATCTAA
- a CDS encoding monovalent cation:proton antiporter-2 (CPA2) family protein has product MEEKSLLVTAIILLSTAVLCVPVFKKLGIGSIIGYVVGGILIGPHGIRLVTGGTEIMHFAEFGVVLLLFLIGLELRPQTLWVLRKPVFGMGFFQVAVSSLLLGGLIGYLFQLGLIPSIILGISLSLSSTAFALQSLAEKNQLNTSYGRSAFAILLFQDLAVIPVMAILPLAALEPGQTAHNGLNFYKLGTAVAAIFLVILSGRFLMRPLFRMIAATGNHEIFVALSLVLVLGVSFAMEKVGLSMALGSFLGGVLLADSEYRHELEANLEPFKGLLLGLFFLAVGMSMNLDILINHPFLIFGLAFGLMSVKGIVLFVLGKIAKLTSDSSSNLAVSISQGGEFAFVILNVAAQLSVLSKEITDYSIVIVTASMILTPFVGIIKEKVIDPYLHEEEERPADPIYEKNRVIIAGFGRVGQIISRMLYLHKIRFTALEHNADQVNAARKFGHKIYYGDASRLDLLNAAGAAQAEILVLAIQDAELSVKIAKIAKENFPNLRIVARARNRSHYFDLMELGIETIRRDTFASSLELAEETLKDLGFLPSEVKYFIQKFRDYDEGMVKDQFKLRHNEKELIAYSKNAVRQLEEAFAADMLQKEAS; this is encoded by the coding sequence ATGGAAGAGAAAAGTCTACTCGTTACTGCCATTATTCTACTCAGCACAGCCGTTCTATGTGTTCCTGTTTTTAAAAAGTTAGGAATAGGATCTATTATAGGTTATGTCGTAGGAGGAATTTTAATCGGACCTCATGGGATCCGACTCGTTACCGGCGGGACCGAGATCATGCATTTTGCAGAATTCGGTGTGGTCCTTCTACTCTTTTTAATTGGGTTGGAGCTCCGACCTCAAACTCTTTGGGTACTCCGAAAACCGGTTTTCGGAATGGGATTTTTCCAAGTAGCAGTTTCTTCACTTTTATTAGGTGGATTGATCGGCTATCTATTCCAATTGGGCCTTATTCCTTCTATCATATTAGGGATCAGTTTATCACTTTCCTCTACTGCATTTGCTCTTCAATCCTTAGCAGAAAAAAATCAGCTCAATACTTCTTACGGAAGATCTGCATTTGCAATCCTTCTCTTCCAGGATTTAGCAGTTATTCCAGTAATGGCGATTCTTCCTTTGGCAGCTTTAGAACCGGGACAAACCGCTCATAATGGATTAAATTTTTATAAATTAGGAACTGCGGTTGCTGCTATTTTTTTAGTGATCTTAAGCGGACGTTTTTTGATGAGACCTCTTTTCAGAATGATCGCCGCTACTGGAAATCACGAAATTTTCGTGGCTCTCTCTTTGGTGCTCGTGCTTGGAGTTTCTTTTGCAATGGAAAAAGTGGGGCTTTCCATGGCGCTCGGTTCTTTCTTAGGAGGGGTGTTACTCGCTGATTCAGAATATAGACATGAATTAGAAGCTAACTTAGAACCTTTTAAAGGATTATTATTAGGTCTATTCTTCCTCGCGGTTGGTATGTCCATGAATTTGGATATTCTGATCAATCATCCATTCCTGATTTTTGGACTCGCCTTCGGACTAATGTCAGTAAAAGGGATTGTTCTTTTTGTATTAGGAAAGATCGCAAAACTAACTTCTGATTCATCTTCCAATCTTGCGGTTAGTATTTCTCAAGGTGGAGAATTTGCGTTTGTGATCCTGAATGTGGCTGCCCAGCTAAGTGTTTTATCTAAAGAAATTACTGACTATTCTATCGTCATAGTTACTGCGTCTATGATACTCACTCCTTTTGTAGGAATCATCAAAGAAAAAGTAATAGATCCTTATTTACACGAAGAAGAAGAAAGGCCCGCAGATCCAATTTATGAAAAGAACCGTGTGATCATTGCAGGTTTCGGAAGGGTCGGACAGATCATTTCCAGGATGTTATATCTGCATAAGATAAGGTTCACCGCGTTAGAGCATAATGCTGATCAAGTAAATGCTGCCAGAAAATTTGGTCATAAGATCTATTATGGAGATGCGAGTAGACTAGATCTATTAAATGCAGCGGGAGCTGCCCAAGCCGAAATACTTGTACTTGCTATCCAAGATGCGGAGTTATCTGTAAAAATCGCCAAGATCGCTAAAGAAAATTTTCCAAACTTAAGGATTGTTGCAAGAGCAAGAAATAGATCCCATTACTTCGATCTAATGGAACTGGGGATTGAAACGATACGAAGAGATACGTTTGCTTCTTCTTTAGAACTTGCAGAAGAAACTTTAAAAGACTTGGGATTTTTACCTTCGGAAGTAAAATACTTCATCCAAAAGTTCAGAGATTATGATGAAGGAATGGTCAAGGATCAATTCAAACTCAGACATAACGAAAAAGAACTGATCGCTTATTCTAAAAATGCAGTTCGTCAATTGGAAGAAGCCTTCGCCGCGGATATGTTACAGAAGGAAGCTTCTTAA
- a CDS encoding endo alpha-1,4 polygalactosaminidase, which yields MFSFRILSVFLIVFSFCLSSCKDHSNGERDSILVFLLTRVWIPSPGTSFQIQFSGTLDESVDAQVFDIDLDLTDSDPTVIQRLHTSGKKVICYIDVGSYENYRSDASKFPPEILGNVYSGYPDEQWLDIRRIDLLSPILSARFDKAKAKGCDGIDPDNLDGYQNDTGFSLSADDQIRFNRWITDLAHFRGMSVGLKNDPDQIPDLIGNFDWAITESCYDGGWCNLEETFPNKGSAVFQIEYVENGTTKNDFCSQSISYRLSGFLKNQSLDAYRDPCP from the coding sequence ATGTTCTCTTTTCGGATTCTTTCTGTTTTTCTTATAGTCTTCTCCTTTTGTTTGAGTTCCTGCAAAGATCATTCTAATGGAGAAAGAGATTCTATATTAGTATTTCTTTTAACAAGAGTTTGGATCCCTTCTCCTGGAACATCTTTCCAAATCCAATTTTCTGGCACCTTAGATGAATCGGTTGATGCACAAGTATTTGATATAGATTTAGATCTGACTGATTCGGATCCAACAGTGATCCAAAGATTACATACTTCTGGTAAAAAAGTGATCTGCTATATCGATGTGGGCTCTTATGAAAATTATAGATCGGATGCTTCTAAATTCCCTCCTGAAATTTTAGGGAATGTTTACAGCGGTTATCCTGATGAGCAATGGTTGGATATCAGACGTATTGATCTTTTGAGCCCGATACTTTCTGCAAGATTTGATAAGGCGAAAGCAAAAGGCTGTGATGGAATAGATCCCGATAATTTGGATGGTTACCAAAACGATACAGGTTTTTCTTTAAGCGCAGATGATCAGATCAGATTCAATCGTTGGATTACCGATCTTGCTCATTTTAGAGGAATGTCTGTAGGATTAAAAAATGATCCTGATCAAATTCCAGATCTGATCGGAAACTTTGACTGGGCTATTACTGAAAGTTGTTATGACGGCGGATGGTGCAATTTAGAAGAAACATTTCCAAACAAAGGCTCTGCAGTTTTTCAGATAGAATATGTAGAGAATGGAACGACTAAGAACGATTTCTGTTCTCAGTCGATCTCATATCGTCTATCCGGTTTTTTGAAAAACCAAAGTTTGGATGCTTATCGGGATCCTTGTCCTTAA
- a CDS encoding DUF6935 domain-containing protein: MDRIPKYVSILLILLFAATLSAQNETYTVTANSWPADFSSFESFRDANASTSQGAVIVLLAALSIYSKNAEEGKKALIICLDANSLISDTSPNGYKGFNINRNTIDLVKRQLEQHPYLIGSYLPGSSFQNGYKPSNPPYNFTLTSNRFSGTEESGQKKLFLPSSGADTPRPVTVKRNAKGVWKASEFSSLLVGIKKPATSNPADDL, translated from the coding sequence ATGGATCGAATTCCAAAATACGTTTCTATTCTTTTAATTTTATTGTTTGCAGCGACGTTGTCTGCTCAAAACGAAACTTATACTGTAACTGCAAATTCTTGGCCTGCCGATTTTTCTTCTTTTGAGTCGTTTAGAGATGCGAATGCAAGTACTTCTCAAGGAGCGGTTATCGTTCTTTTAGCGGCACTTTCTATCTATTCTAAAAATGCAGAAGAAGGTAAGAAGGCCTTAATCATTTGCTTGGATGCTAACTCTCTCATCTCGGATACTTCTCCCAATGGATACAAAGGTTTTAATATAAATCGGAACACGATCGATTTAGTGAAAAGACAGTTAGAACAACATCCTTATTTGATAGGTTCATATCTTCCTGGTTCTTCTTTTCAAAACGGTTATAAACCTTCTAACCCTCCTTATAATTTTACGCTAACTTCAAATCGTTTTAGTGGAACAGAAGAGTCCGGTCAGAAAAAATTATTTCTTCCTTCTTCTGGGGCTGACACTCCAAGACCTGTGACTGTAAAAAGAAACGCAAAAGGAGTGTGGAAAGCTTCCGAGTTTTCTAGTTTATTGGTAGGCATTAAAAAGCCTGCGACTTCTAATCCTGCAGATGATCTTTGA